A single window of Dermacentor albipictus isolate Rhodes 1998 colony chromosome 1, USDA_Dalb.pri_finalv2, whole genome shotgun sequence DNA harbors:
- the LOC135901259 gene encoding frizzled-2-like, whose translation MRPRNVSLGLVALAALLAPGLGQVVSSRVSEHRIPHHGRCEPITIPLCKDIQYNETIMPNLLNHQKQEDAGMEVHQFFPLVKVKCSPDLQFFLCSMYAPVCTILEYPIPPCRSLCMSAREGCEHLMNKFGFKWPESLECDKFPEVGSSEKLCVGENVTEHRINHTPTSPNSTGLLVNHGFLCPREFRVPLGLDYVFRIRGKEEKNCGMPCHHMFFRGENLKFSRYWIGAWAIQCMVSTLFTVLTFLIDMQRFRYPERPIIFLSFCNLMVSSTYFAGFVLGDQVACNEPFEVPGGHSNIEMVRTITQNNKKEACTVMFMVLYFFSMAGSIWWVVLTLTWFLAAGLKWGHEAIESNSQYFHLAAWTIPAVKTITILAMGKVEGDVLSGVCYVGLWNMDALRGFVLAPLFVYLALGKVFLMAGFISLCHIRTVMKHDGTKTDKLEKLMVRIGIFSFLYTLPALTVLCCYFYEQAHFDDWMLAWHWQVNAEQRWSIPCPEPSCNRRDRTLRRPEFYVFMIKYLGILIVGITSGVWIWSGKTFASWRNFYARLQNLTSTPARRRAEAYV comes from the coding sequence ATGCGGCCCCGAAACGTCTCACTAGGCCTAGTAGCGCTGGCAGCGCTGCTGGCACCCGGCCTGGGCCAGGTGGTAAGCTCGCGTGTGTCCGAGCACCGTATTCCTCATCATGGTCGCTGTGAACCCATCACGATTCCGCTGTGCAAAGACATTCAGTATAACGAGACTATCATGCCCAACTTGCTTAATCACCAAAAGCAAGAAGACGCCGGCATGGAAGTGCACCAATTCTTTCCATTGGTCAAGGTCAAGTGCTCGCCGGACTTGCAGTTTTTTCTGTGCTCTATGTATGCACCAGTGTGCACGATCCTGGAGTACCCAATCCCACCGTGCCGTTCGCTTTGCATGTCAGCGCGCGAAGGCTGCGAGCACCTGATGAACAAGTTTGGCTTCAAGTGGCCGGAGTCCCTTGAGTGTGACAAGTTCCCAGAAGTTGGCTCATCGGAAAAGCTTTGCGTCGGCGAGAATGTAACTGAGCATCGAATCAACCACACTCCAACTTCACCGAATTCGACGGGTCTCCTTGTGAATCATGGTTTTCTCTGCCCACGCGAGTTTCGTGTGCCCCTTGGTTTGGACTATGTGTTCCGCATTCGTGGTAAGGAAGAAAAGAACTGCGGGATGCCGTGCCACCACATGTTTTTCAGGGGCGAAAACCTCAAGTTTTCGCGCTACTGGATCGGTGCTTGGGCCATACAGTGCATGGTGTCCACGCTGTTCACTGTACTGACATTCCTAATCGACATGCAGCGGTTCCGTTACCCGGAGCGACCCATCATTTTCCTCTCATTTTGCAACCTGATGGTGTCTTCCACCTATTTCGCGGGTTTCGTGCTCGGCGACCAAGTGGCCTGTAACGAGCCTTTCGAAGTGCCGGGTGGACACAGTAACATTGAAATGGTTCGCACGATCACGCAGAACAACAAAAAGGAAGCGTGCACTGTAATGTTTATGGTGCTTTATTTCTTCAGCATGGCCGGTTCAATCTGGTGGGTTGTCCTCACACTCACCTGGTTCTTGGCGGCAGGGCTCAAGTGGGGTCATGAAGCAATTGAGAGCAACTCGCAGTACTTCCACCTCGCTGCTTGGACTATACCAGCCGTAAAAACTATTACGATCCTAGCTATGGGCAAAGTAGAAGGGGACGTGCTCAGCGGAGTCTGCTATGTCGGTCTTTGGAACATGGACGCCTTACGTGGTTTCGTTCTTGCGCCGCTGTTCGTTTATCTTGCCTTAGGCAAGGTATTTCTTATGGCGGGCTTTATATCTCTCTGCCATATCCGAACTGTGATGAAGCACGATGGCACCAAGACAGACAAGCTGGAAAAGCTCATGGTCCGGATCGGCATCTTTTCCTTCTTGTACACTTTACCAGCTCTAACAGTGTTATGCTGCTACTTCTACGAACAAGCTCACTTCGACGACTGGATGCTCGCTTGGCACTGGCAAGTGAACGCAGAGCAGCGTTGGAGCATACCGTGCCCAGAGCCGTCGTGCAACCGCCGCGATCGTACCCTGCGCCGGCCAGAGTTCTACGTCTTCATGATCAAGTACCTGGGCATTCTCATTGTGGGCATCACGTCGGGCGTCTGGATATGGTCCGGAAAGACATTCGCATCGTGGAGAAACTTTTACGCCCGCTTGCAGAACTTGACATCCACGCCAGCGAGGCGCCGGGCAGAGGCATACGTTTGA